CTCGACTGCTGGGAATGTAACATCGAGACGGTTTCCGTCAAGCGATGTTCTTAGTGGGAACGTTGCATCGGACGTCGTGGCGCCGCTTACATCTAATGAATCGAACAGAACCCTTGATATCTCGAATTCGACGGCGCTGCTCGGCAGGAACGTGCCAAGCATCGTGTCGGTCACATCGATCTGATAGCCGGAGCCACTGTGGTCGCTATACGAAGAATCCAGCCGCGTTATATGACCTCTGAGAGCATCGCCGGTGAGCGAGAGAACATACGTCGAGTCGGTCGTTTGCATGTGCAGCCCTTCGAGATTGATCGCAATTTCGCTGGCGGGTCCGTTGCCCCTGTCGAAGAGTGAGACTGAGACGATGGTGTGCGTCAGACGATCGAGTCCAAGGGTAATGATAGAGCCGCCGCGCAAACGATCGAACATCGCTACTGTATCGTTGACGGTAACCGTGCTGAACAATTGCCAGTAGGACGTGCTTTCATTCACAGTATCGCTGCCTGTAGTAACAGTCCAGTTTCCTGTTTCGCCGTAATCGGTCTTTTCGGTCCAGGAATGGCTGAGTGGGATATCGGTCACTCTGAGGCTCCAAGTACCATGCTTAGTTTGTGCAACGGAGCTGCCAACAACAAGCGATGCAAGGAATATGAGTACGAGCGTAAGTTTCACGAGATCTTGTAGCTTCTTTGATAGGAAACACTCACAACGGTGCATAGTTACAAGCGAGATGGGCAGCGAATTATGAAATAGGATTCATTCTACTGCACCGGCAACCGGCAATCATGTTGAAACAGTGAGGCTGGTAATGACCATACGTAAATGCCTCGATCGTTTCGTATCTTTGCTGACAGAAAGGAACCTACATAATGTCAGCATTCAACGATGCACTTGCCTTTACCCTGAAGTGGGAGGGCGGCTATTCCAACAATCCGAACGATCCGGGTGGGGCGACGATGAAGGGCGTCACACAGCGAGTATATACGGCATACCTGCAATCACACGGGTTACCGAATACCGACGTGCGCAACATCACCGACGACCAGCTCAACGACATTTATGCATCCGAGTATTGGTCTCCGTCGCATTGCCAGTCGATGCCCGCACCGGTCGGAGTTGCCGTGTTCGACCTTGCCGTCAACGGCGGCGTCGGTCGCGCAGTGAAGATGTTGCAGAGCACGCTCGGCGTCACTGCCGACGGGATCTTCGGTCCAGGCAGTCTTGGAGCACTCAATGCGCAAACATCGAATGCCGCCGATACATCTGCGTTCGTAACGAACTATCTCAATGCCCGAGAGAACTACTACCGAACGCTCGCGACACAGAACCCGAAACTGCAAGTCTTCCTCAAAGGCTGGCTCAACCGTGTCGAAGCATTGAAAACGTATCTGGCCAACTATCAGCCATCCCAACCGGCGTAACCCCGCTTAAAAGCTCCAGCGCAGACGAAGGAAGAACGCGTTTGCCGCGGCGGCGTATGGCCCCGTCGCATTATTGAAGAAGGATTCGAGCGTAAGATCGGCATCGACGTTCTCCGCGAGCGAATACGCAATGCTTGGGAACAGGATGAGCGATCCGTTGGTCGGCGAGTAGAGAACCGCAGCCGTCGCGGTGAAGAGCGGTGTGAAGGCCTTCGAAGCCGATAGATACCCCGTGTATCGAAACGGCATCAACTGCCGTGCGGTGCGGGTCGCGTCGAAGAGCTCCCCCCCGGAAGCCGCCGATGCAGGCACGTCGCTGCAATACAGACCTGAAAGTGTGAGGAAGTAACCGCCGATCACATGATCGAACGTCATGGATGCCGTCACCGCCGAAGTGTGCCCGGAACTGGCGCCGAAGTAGCTTGCCTCCCCCTTCCAACCTGCATCGCCTATATTGCCCGCAAAGCCGACACCCGCAACAGGGCTTCCGCGAAAGGCCCCTGCAAGTGCCTGCAGATCGTATCCGCCGACATTCCACATCGCTCGAACCGCTGCCGTCATATCTCTCCACGCTCTGTTCTCGAACGCCCCTTCGACTGACAAGCCTGGCTCGATCGTATAGCGGGCTCGCACGGCCTCGGCCCCCGGCCCTTCTTCGTAATCGAAGTCGAAGACATTGTACGAATTGAAAATGTCGTTTGGTGTCCAAATGGTATTGATCCCCCAGTTCAACCTCTGAATACCGGCACGAACGGAAAGATCGCCATCCGTTTCGTCCAAATACAATCGATCTAGCATCGTATGAAGAATCAACGAGCGGTTATGTGCCCACATGATCGATTCATTCGATGAGCCGACCAACTGCGACGCATCGCTGACATAGCGAACTCCCTCACCGTAGTAAAGTCTGGTGCGCGCTTCGGCGTGTAACTCAAGTCTCGACCCGATCGAGACCGAGAGCCCAAGACGATTATGTAGTTCGCCGAGTGTGACAACGGTATCGATGCTTCTCGCGAACTGGAAGATCGTCAGTTGCTTGAGATAGCCGCGGAAATCATGGACCGAAATATCCCGTCGCGAACTATCATCCTGCGCCCGAGCAACGCCGCTCAGTGACAGCAAGATGAATGCGAGAACTCCGAACCGTCGGATCATGCTGCGTTCGGGACATCGGAGACCACACGTCCGTCCTCGAGCGTGATTACCCTCCGGGCCCGTTCGATCACCCGTGCATCGTGCGTCGAGAACACGAACGTCATTTGCTCCTCACGGTTGAGCGTGAGCATCATGTCCAGGAGCGTCGAGGCGGATTTCGAATCGAGATTCGCTGTCGGCTCGTCGGCAAGCACGAACTGTGGTTTCGAGGCGAGCGCCCGGGCGACCGCAACGCGTTGTTGCTGTCCTCCGCTCAGATCCGAAGGTCGTGTGTCCCGCTTGTCCTCAATACCTACTTCTCGCAATAGCTCCACCACACGCGCCGTACGCTCGCTCTTCCCGCGGCCTTGCAGTAACATGATAAATTCGATGTTTTCCCCTGCGGTCAGGACAGGAATAAGATTGTACGACTGGAACACAAAGCCGATGTTCTTGAGGCGGAAATCGATCAGCTCATTATCCTTGAGCCCCGTGATGTTCACCCCACCGACTTCCACATGTCCAGTGGTAGGCTTGTCAAGTCCTCCAATCATGTTCAGCAGCGTCGTCTTCCCGCTACCCGACGGACCGACCAACGCAACAAACTCTCCCTTCTCAATATGCAGATGCACGTTGTTCACCGCATGCACCGGCACAGCCTCCTGATAGACCTTCGAGACGTTGTGCGTATCAATGACTGTTTGCATAGTTCATTTCCGAATTGCTTCCGCCGGTTGAAGTTTCAACGCTTTTCGCGCTGGGAACATCGCCGACAGAAATGCGGTGACGGCCACGAGCACCAGCACCAGAACATAATGCTCCGCCCCGAGCTTCGGGTACACGACGTCCTCATACCCGAACGCACGCAACGATTGCTGAAATGCGCTGATGTCGATCCCATACTTGCCGAAATAACTGACCGTCGCGAACGTCATTAGCATCCCGACCGGACACCCGACGAGCACAAGAAAGAACGTCTCGGAGACGATCATCCCGAACACGCGCCGACGGTTCATTCCGAGCGCAATCAGCATCCCGATCTCGCGGGTGCGCTCGAGCACCGCCATGAGCATTGTGTTCACGATCCCGAACGCCATCGCCAGCAGCACGATACCCATGAAGATATACATCGTCATATCGATCGACGAAACGACCAGGTCGAGCTCCGGCGAAATGCTCCGCCAGTCTTGCACGAGCAACTGCGGGAATTTCTTGGCGAGCTCGGGCGCGACCGTATCCACTTGCGTCGAAGTGTGTAGTAAGACCGCGATCTCCGTGCACAGAGAATCGACGCCGAAAAGTCCGTCCAGATCGCTCGAAAGCGCAAAGACATTTCGCTCGTCGTACGGTTCGTTTTTCGTTCGGAAGATGCCCGCAACGCGAAACGCACCCGCGACGATGTTCCCGCTCGTGTCGAGCAGCGTTACCACCAGCTTCGAACCGATCCGCGCCTTCAGTTTCTGTGCAAGCTTCTGCCCGACGAGCAGTTCGTTGTGTTTCTGCCCCGGGAAATATTTCCCGTCGATGAGTTTGGTCGGCAGCTTCGTCACCCGCGCTTCGTCCTGCGGGTCTACCCCATTCACTTCCACGCCGGTGCTTCCGTTGGCCGAGCCGATCATTCCACGCGCGATCAGCCGCGGAGAGATCGCCGCCACTTGTGGCAACGATCGAACGACGGACGTCACCCGAGCAGCATTCGGGATACTGAAGCGAACATCCTCATCGTCCTTGAACTTCGGATGATGGATCTGGATATGGGAGATCTCGGTCTCGATCGCGCTGGCAACGCGCTCCTCCCCGAACCCGACATAGAAGCTCATAACGAACATCCCGGCCCAGAGTCCGAGCGCGACCGACATGATAATGACCATGCTCCGGGCAGGATGCCGCCACACGTTGCGCCACGCTATGGTCAGGAGCCTCGTCATCGCTTCATGCTCAATACAGGGTCAATACGGCGTGCTTTGAACAGCGGGTAGAGCCCGATGAGGATCGACACGACGAACACGATCGACGCCTGCTCGGTGAAGATCCGAAGTTCGACGGTCGTCGGCATGACCGGCTCGAAGCCGAATTGTGCGTACACCTCGGCGATCCGCCCGGTGAAGCGGATCGGGTGGTCGTGCATGAACCACACGACCGGTAAGCTAACGATCGCTCCGGCGAGCGCACCGAGCAACGAAGTCGCAAGCGTCTCGCCAAAGAGCATCATCGCGATCGCCCGTCGCTTCATCCCGACTGCAACAAGCATCCCAAGCTCGTATGTCCGCTCGTTCATCATCATGAGGGCGGTACCGAAGATGCCGAAGGCGATCACACAATACAGGATACCGATCATGATCCAATAGAACATACCATCGGCTTCCATGTGGGTCTTGATCTCCGGCATGAGCGTCTCCCACGTCATCACCTCGTACGAGCTTCCGAGCGTATGCTGCAGCGAGGAGTCGATTTCATATAGTTCTCGCTCATCGCTCAGAGACAACGCGAGTGCTGTGACCCGGCCATCTGCTCCGAGAAAATCTTGCATCGCGGGAAGCGGCAGGAACAACGTTGACGCATTCAGCGGCGGGGACGCGAAGGACACGATCCCGATCACCGGATACTTTGCGGCTGCTTGCACACCCTGATATCCTTGGCTCAGCATCACCACGGTATCACCGACATGCAGCGATAACTTCTTTGCAAGCCCGGCAGCGACGAGTGCGCCGCGATCATCGACGGTGAAATACCGTCCCTCGACGACCCGACTGCGAAGACCGGTAAGCTGGTCCTCACCCGTGGGATCGGTACCCACGCACAAACATCCTTTGGTATCGCCGGTGCCGGTCGCAAGCACGAACGACTCCAACCTCGGCAGTACTACCTTCACGCGGGCGTCTTGGCGGATCGCACGGGTTACGTTGCTATCGAGTGCGAAGCTATGATCGATCGTTTGCTCGTCCCAGTAGCCGGCACGGTGCACCTGTATCCAACCGGAGTGAAAGCTCACGACATTTCGGATCAGTTGTTCGAACGCCCCCTGCTGCAACGAACGCATGACGATCGCAAGAAGGACGGCGAAGAGTACCGACGCCATCGTGATGAACGCACGGCGTTTGTTCCTCCAGATGTTTCGCCATACCAGACGGCCGATCATTTCACCGTTTGCATTGACTCAGTGCGGAATAGTTCGTCCTTGAGGGGCAGGTCGAACTTCAAATCCGTGTAGCTCAGAATCGTCTTGTTGCCGGGTTTGTCGGCCGGGACCATTTCCAGCCGTGTGACGACCATTCTGCCGCCGATCTTCTTCACATCCGAACCGGAGAGCGTATTCACAAGCGAACCGTCTTCATCGTAGTACTCGGCTCGGAGGATCAGTAGTTCTTTCTTCTCGATCCAAAGAATGACCTTCCCCCACACGACTGCCGCTTCCTTCTTGGGGATCAGCTGAACCTTATAGCAAGACTCACCCTCGATGGACGCTTCACCGAGCAGCGTGTGCGTGTAGTCGTCCACAACGCTCGCTTCGCGGACGAGATCGTCATTCGTGAAATCGGTACCCATCCACGACTCGCTCATCATCGAAGGCGGGAGCTTCACCGTGCGCTCAATGCTCGGTAGCCAATTCCACACTTCACGTTTACGCTTGAGAAAGACCGTCCCCTTTTCGCGGGCCGGGGCGGTGACCAGCACCAGCGCAAGGTCGCTTCCCTTCGACCAGGTGTGCATCATCATCTCCCGAGAATAGCTTGGGCGGACGATACGGATCGTGAGGGTGGCCTCCGAGCTTTTGCCGCGCTGTTTTTGGTCGGCTTGCCGGACGATCTCTGTGGCGTTCTGGGCAATAAGACCCGATGCGGAGGAGAGAAGCATCAGCAGTGCGCCACCGATCGCCGTTACCAATGACTGGCGTCTGTGTTTTGACTGGAACATAGCACAAACTTACGGCAATCGAGCCGACGCTGTGGCAAACTTGCTCCGGTGGGCACGCCGATGATGCTAATTGATCAGGATTTCGGTTGAGACTTCCATTGCTTTGCGCAACATCGTCGAAACCCCACAGTACTTCTCCTGCGAAAGCGAGACCGCACGCTCGATCTTGTCGCGCGAGGCCTCGAGCCCTTCGCCGGTGAAACGGTAGATGATCTTCATATCCGTATAGACCTTCGGATGCTCATCGCCTCCGTCGGCTTTGACGTCAATGGAGAACGAGTCCGGCTTGACCTGCATCTTCTCGAGCATGAGCACCACGTCCATTCCCGTGCAGCCTGCGGTCGCAAGCAGTAGTAATGGTTTCGGTGTCGGACCCTTCATGGGGCTGCCGTCCTTATGGGCGCCGTCCAGGGTGATGTGAAATCCCTCTATGGTGCCGTCGAACTCGAAGCCGCCCTTCCATTCACATGTCGCTTCATGATGCATTGTTCACTCCTACAAATAGTTGTCGTTGCCTGTTCATCTGTGCATGCTGAGCGGCGGCAAGCAACGCAGGCGTTTGCTCCTGGAGCAATGCGCCATAGATCGCATCCTTGCGCTCAGCGGTAAATTCTTCTTCTACAAACTTTGTCGAGAGAGCTCCGCTCTTGAATGTGTCGTTACCCATCACAAAGCGGTGGAACGGGATCGTCGTCGACACGCCGGCCACACGCATCTCCTCGAGTGCGCGCTTCATGCGGGCGATCGCCCCGTCGCGGGTCATGTCCCAGACGATGAGCTTCGAGAGCAGCGAGTCGTAGTATCCCGATACTTCGAGGCCCGGATACATCGCACTGTCGTTGCGAACGAATGCGCCGCTAGGGTGGCGAACATGCGAGATCGTCCCGAGACTCGGCAAGAACTCGTTCCAAACATCCTCTGCCTGAATGCGTACTTCGATCGCATGCCCGCGAAGGACAATATCCTTCTGCTTGAATGGCAGCTTCGCGCCTTCGGCAATACGGAATTGCTCGCGCACCAGATCGTACCCGGTGATGAACTCCGTGATCGGATGCTCCACCTGCAGACGAGTGTTCACCTCAAGGAAGTAGTATTTCCCGTTCTCATCGACAAGAAACTCAACAGTCCCGGCGCCTTCATACTTCGCTTCTCGCACCAGTGAGATCGCTGCTTCGCCCATCTCCTTGCGAAGTTCGGGCGTCAGGACGACCGACGGCGCTTCTTCAACAAGCTTCTGATGCCGACGTTGGATCGAGCACTCGCGCTCGCCGAGATAGACGGCGTTGCCGTGAGTGTCTGCGAGCACTTGAAATTCGATATGTCGCGGCCTCGTGATATACTTCTCGACGTACACTCTGTCATCACCGAATGCACTCAGCGCTTCGCCCTGTGCACGAGCGAGCGAGCTTTCGATGTCCTCTTCCTTCTCGACCACGCGCATTCCTTTGCCGCCACCGCCTGCTGCGGCTTTGAGCAGGACGGGATATCCGACGCGCTTCGCGACCGCCTTTGCTTCGCTGGCGTCGTTGAGCGCTTCCGTCGTACCGCCCGGCGTCGGGACCCCAAGCTTCTGCGCGATCACGCGGGCCTTCGTCTTATCGCCGAGCAGGTCGATCGCTTCGGGCGTGGGGCCGATAAACACGATCCCGCGGTCTACACATGCCTGCGAGAACGCCGCGTTCTCTGAGAGGAAGCCATAACCGGGATGCACCGCATCGGCCTTCATCTTCAAGGCAGCATCGAGTACTTGCTCAATATCGAGATACGATTCGCGCGGGGTGTTTCCGGCGAGGCGCGTGTACGCGTCGGCCTCTCGGACATAGAGCGCCGTTTCGTCATGCGGCGAACAGATTGCTGCAGCACGGTACCCGCACTCATGTGCCGAACGGATCACGCGACGCGCGATCTCCGAACGATTGGCGACTAAGATCGTCTTGAATTGTTTCAATGGTCTCGTAGGATCAGTACCTTCCGCATCACAACCCCGCTACTGCGTCTGTCACGCAGGAAGTACAATCCGGGAGTTAGATGCTCGGTAGGAATAAGAAGATTCACATCGGCATGCGACACGCACACACCACGAAGATCATATAACACCGTTTCGCTGCTCGCGGCCAGTATCGGTTCGCCCAGCAAGACAACGATCGAACTCGTCGGCTGCGTCACCCCCACAGTTTCAGGCCGCACAGCGGCAGGATCGGGGAGTTGAAACGCCGAGAAGACGAGATAACTGTACTGCTGGCTCTGGCTGAAGAGCGTATCGAACGCACTCTCCTGCGGCGCGAACGCCGATTGCCCGAATTCATCGGACGATACCAGCAGCGGCATCCCGAACTTGAGCGATGCGCGAAGTCGGTGGCCTTTGCGTATGGTGTGTACGACCGGGTTCAACCGATACGCGATCGTCGCACGCCCGGCCTTATCCGTTCGTACTTCCGATGCGCCCCGCGTGAACATCACAGTATGTCCTGTATCGTCAACATCCCACAGAAGTATGTTTGCCTGATATCGCAATCCACTCGAACCGAGTTGAAGATACGCACCGGCGTTCATGAAGGTCCGGTCGGAATCGAGCGGTGGGGTCGTGAAATAGTAGGTAAGATCATTCGTCAGATTTTGGATGTACGCAGACGATGCCACTAGCGGCTGTGACTGCGGCTGCTCCATCAGCGACCCGCCGGGTCCGAAGAAATAACGCTTCGTGAATGTCTGTGGCTCAAGGTTCGCGTGCAGCTGTGCGTTCGATGTCGCAAACGATGAGGAATTATCCGTCTCGTAGAACGTGACGGCGGAGTCGGGGTTCATGATGTTCTCCGTCGTATCGCCCCGAAGCCACCTGTTATAGAAGCGAAGTGTCAGCGCCAGACGTTCATCGCCGATCGCTCCGCCTGGTACGGAGTGGTCTCCTGCCCAAATGAGGAGCTTCTTCGGTGTACGGATAGAATCGTATGCATGAAGTACTGCTCCCGTCCCGAATAGTTGATCATACCAACTGCATTGCAGAAAGATCGGAATATTCACCGAGCGGATCTTTGCGCCGAGGTCGCGCTTACCGAGCAGTTGGGTCAGGCTCGAATAATTATCCGCGCTGATCGTCGGGATGATGGTGTCGGTGATATACTTCCCCAGATTGACGCGCCCCAACTGTTGCGCCCCGTTCACCGCAGCCACGAACGCATAGTTCATGCAGCCGTTGAACGTGAAGGTCTCGGCGTAGTTCGGCACGGCGATGATCGGCACCGCACACTTCACCGGCACGTGCTTTGCGATCGCACCCCACGTCGTGAGGCCGCCCTGCGATGCGCCTTCCATGCCAACACGAGTACTATCAACGTCCGGAAGACGGCGCATCCAGTCGATGATCTCCGCCACATCTTGAAGCTCTCTGTCGCCGGTGAACCAATTAAACTGTCCACCAGACTGATTGCCTGCAGGCGCGCCAATACCCTCGCCTCGCACGGTATAGGCAACGACGAAGTAGCCTGCATTCGCGTAGACCGTCGCAACAGCATCGTAGTCGGCTTTCGAGCCACCGAAGCCATGCACACACAGGATCGCCGGATACCCACTCGCGGGCATGGCGCTCGCCGGCACGTAGTAGCTCAGTGCGAGCGAGACGGAATCGCTCGTAACGAATACGGTATCAATGCGCGATGCGAATGCGGCGTCGGCACTCCAGAGCAAGCACAGAAGTATGAGTATTCGTCTCACGCGGTGCTATTTCAGCTCAACGATGGTCACGCCCATACCGCCTTCGGTGCGTTCGCCAAATCGGAACGAGGCGACGATGGGCTCGGTACGAAGATACTGCTGAATGCGGCGTCCGAGTGCGCCGCTTCCGGTGCCATGGAGGATCTCCACCTTATTCAACCCACGCGCGTTCGCATCGTGAATGAACTTCTCGACCTCCATCACACCTTCGTCGCCATATTTCCCGCGCAGATCGATACGAGGTTTGAACATCTCGTCGAAGTAGGTACCGACCTTTGCGATCTGCTTCCGTTCCTCGCGCCGTGCATCGGCATTCGAGACAACTTCCAATTGCGACGCCTTCGTGCGCATCTTGAGCGAACCGAACAGCACTTCGATATCCTTCCCATCGATCGAGAGCACCTCGCCCGCTTGCGACGGGTTCGAGAGCATCCTGACTTTCGCACCAACCTCGAGCTTCAGGTCGGCGTTTGTCTTCGCGACGCTCTTGTCAATGTGTTCTTCGAGCGAATCCGCAAGTGCCTTCAGTTCTGTCTTCTGCTTCACCCGCAGTGTCGCCAGATCCTGCTCGGACTGCGTCGGCCCGCTCGGCGTGGCAGCTTCGCGCGCTTCGCGGATGGCGCGCTCGACATAGCTGTTCGCCTTCGATAAGATTTCGTCGGCTTGACGGGATGCGGTCGAGAGTATCTTTTTTCGCTCCGATGAGATCTCGTCATTGCGTCGCTCGAACTCCAGTCGTTCAAAGCGAGCTTTGCCAAGTTCTTTATCAAGTTCGATATTTCGCCCCGCAAGCTCTTGCTCCTTCTCGCTGAGCGAATCGATGAGTTGTTGGAGACGATTCGTCTTGCCGCCTGCAAGCTCGCGAGCGCGGGCGATGATTTTCTTCGGAAGTTCGTAGCGTTCGGCAATGTCGAACGCATGCGACGACCCCGGCACGCCCATACGGAAGCGGTACGTCGGCTGTAGTGTCTCTGCGGAGAATTCCATTGAGCCGTTGACCGCTCCTTCGACCGACTCCGCAAAACCGGCCAAACGGCCGTAGTGCGTCGTTGCGATCGTAAAACCTGCAGCACGCGTCAGATGCTCGAGGATGCTCTCAGCAAGCGGGCCACCCTCTTCCGGTGCTGTACCCGATCCTATTTCATCGAGCAACACAACGCTGTGTTCGTTCACTCGTGAAAGGATCTCTTTGAGCGACTTCACATGCGAGCTGAAGGTTGAGAGATCGTCCGCAATAGACTGCGAGTCACCGATATCAACATAGAGCCCGTCGAGGCTCGGCACTTCGGACGGTCCTTCCACCGGGATCGGCAACCCAGCCTGCGCCATCAAGAGCGCCAGCCCGGTCGTCTTGAGCAGCACTGTCTTACCACCGGCATTCGGGCCGGTGAGCACCAGCGTATGCTTCTCGTTATCAAGTTCGATCGAGAACGGGACGGTCTTCTCCTTACCAAGTTTCGCGATCAGGAACGGGTGACGCGCTTCTTTGAGCACGAGTCGCAGATCGTTCGGTCGCTTCTGCTCGGGTAATGCGGGCGTGGATGCCCAGATACTGTTCGCATAGCGAGCTTTTGCGTACACTGCTTCGAGATGGCCGCAGAGTTCGGTGGACTTCATCAACGGACGCACCGAGTTACGGAGCCGTTCGGTCAATTCTCTGAGGATCCGGTCGATCTCGCGCTGCTCGGTAAACTCGAGCGAGCGCATCTCGTTGTTGAGGTCGATGGTCTCCGAAGGCTCGATGTAGATCGTCTGCCCCGTCTGCGAAACGGAGTGGATCATCCCCTGCACCTTGCGCTTATTCTCGGCCTTGACCGGAATGACGGCTCTTCCGTCGCGCTGCGTGATGATCTGCTCCTGCAGAATATCCTCTTCGCTATATTTCTTGATGAGCGCGGCAAGCCTGTTGCGCAACCGCTCGCTCGTCGCGACGATCTCGCGGCGGATCGAATGCAGCTCTGAGCTCGCATTGTCGCGCACATTCCCATTCTCGTCGAAGACGGCATCGAAGGCCATCTCGAGCAGGCGGTCTTCGAAGAGATGAATAGCCGAACGCCAGAGCGTCGGGACACCTGCATTGCGTTTTGCGAAGAACTCGCGCAGCAGTCGCATCGTCTTCATCGACTGCACGAGCGGCAATCCCTCGTCCTGATAGATCGTACTGCCTTCGATATCCACCTTGTGCAGTGTCGTTCGGATATCGCTCAGCCCGGCGAACGACGGCATCTCCCCTGCTTCGATGAGTCCGCGGAATTCCGAGATCTCGGAGAACGACCGCTCGATCTTCTCACGGTCGAGCGACGGCACGAGTTCATTAGAAAGTGCAAGACGTCCGAACACTGTAGAAGAGTGGCGCAGATGCGCGTCGAGGATTAGTTGGAATTCCAACTTCTCGGCGGCATGGCGGAACGACGGCGGAATGCGGCGCAAGAATGCGCTGTGCAACTCTGTAGATTCGCTTTGTGCGATCGTCTCGGGAGAAACGTCAGTGGTCATTCTGGGTGGAAGGCTGAACAGGACGGTCGTTGAAGAACTCGTCCGATGTGCTCGTTGCCAGCGGTTTGATCTGTGCAACGACAAGTGAAGTAGTATGTAGTGCGGCCGGATAAAGTACCGCACCTTTCATCGTGCTGCTCGACGGCACGTGGAACAGACGGAAGAATGCGGCGACCAAGCCGATCACAAGCAGCATCCGAAGTCCGCCGAGGCCGGCCCCGGCGATCCGGTCGAGCCCAGAGATCACACCTTTCTTCGGTTTGATGCGCTTAATGATGGACGAGCCGATCACCATCAACACCAGAAACACGATGAAGAAGCCGATCACAGGGTGCAGATACGACGAGCCCAGCAGTGCCTTGCCGACGACAGTCCCGATGGCCGAAGCCACGAACAATGCCGCGACAAAGAGAATGAAGGATGCTACGATATCCACCGCACCGCGGCGGTAGCCTTTGTAGATCGCCAAGGCGAGCAAGATACCGATCACGATG
This Bacteroidota bacterium DNA region includes the following protein-coding sequences:
- a CDS encoding ABC transporter ATP-binding protein, translating into MQTVIDTHNVSKVYQEAVPVHAVNNVHLHIEKGEFVALVGPSGSGKTTLLNMIGGLDKPTTGHVEVGGVNITGLKDNELIDFRLKNIGFVFQSYNLIPVLTAGENIEFIMLLQGRGKSERTARVVELLREVGIEDKRDTRPSDLSGGQQQRVAVARALASKPQFVLADEPTANLDSKSASTLLDMMLTLNREEQMTFVFSTHDARVIERARRVITLEDGRVVSDVPNAA
- a CDS encoding acetyl-CoA carboxylase biotin carboxylase subunit — its product is MKQFKTILVANRSEIARRVIRSAHECGYRAAAICSPHDETALYVREADAYTRLAGNTPRESYLDIEQVLDAALKMKADAVHPGYGFLSENAAFSQACVDRGIVFIGPTPEAIDLLGDKTKARVIAQKLGVPTPGGTTEALNDASEAKAVAKRVGYPVLLKAAAGGGGKGMRVVEKEEDIESSLARAQGEALSAFGDDRVYVEKYITRPRHIEFQVLADTHGNAVYLGERECSIQRRHQKLVEEAPSVVLTPELRKEMGEAAISLVREAKYEGAGTVEFLVDENGKYYFLEVNTRLQVEHPITEFITGYDLVREQFRIAEGAKLPFKQKDIVLRGHAIEVRIQAEDVWNEFLPSLGTISHVRHPSGAFVRNDSAMYPGLEVSGYYDSLLSKLIVWDMTRDGAIARMKRALEEMRVAGVSTTIPFHRFVMGNDTFKSGALSTKFVEEEFTAERKDAIYGALLQEQTPALLAAAQHAQMNRQRQLFVGVNNAS
- a CDS encoding glycoside hydrolase family 108 protein; translation: MSAFNDALAFTLKWEGGYSNNPNDPGGATMKGVTQRVYTAYLQSHGLPNTDVRNITDDQLNDIYASEYWSPSHCQSMPAPVGVAVFDLAVNGGVGRAVKMLQSTLGVTADGIFGPGSLGALNAQTSNAADTSAFVTNYLNARENYYRTLATQNPKLQVFLKGWLNRVEALKTYLANYQPSQPA
- a CDS encoding ABC transporter permease; the protein is MIGRLVWRNIWRNKRRAFITMASVLFAVLLAIVMRSLQQGAFEQLIRNVVSFHSGWIQVHRAGYWDEQTIDHSFALDSNVTRAIRQDARVKVVLPRLESFVLATGTGDTKGCLCVGTDPTGEDQLTGLRSRVVEGRYFTVDDRGALVAAGLAKKLSLHVGDTVVMLSQGYQGVQAAAKYPVIGIVSFASPPLNASTLFLPLPAMQDFLGADGRVTALALSLSDERELYEIDSSLQHTLGSSYEVMTWETLMPEIKTHMEADGMFYWIMIGILYCVIAFGIFGTALMMMNERTYELGMLVAVGMKRRAIAMMLFGETLATSLLGALAGAIVSLPVVWFMHDHPIRFTGRIAEVYAQFGFEPVMPTTVELRIFTEQASIVFVVSILIGLYPLFKARRIDPVLSMKR
- a CDS encoding OsmC family protein, translated to MHHEATCEWKGGFEFDGTIEGFHITLDGAHKDGSPMKGPTPKPLLLLATAGCTGMDVVLMLEKMQVKPDSFSIDVKADGGDEHPKVYTDMKIIYRFTGEGLEASRDKIERAVSLSQEKYCGVSTMLRKAMEVSTEILIN
- a CDS encoding outer membrane lipoprotein-sorting protein, whose translation is MFQSKHRRQSLVTAIGGALLMLLSSASGLIAQNATEIVRQADQKQRGKSSEATLTIRIVRPSYSREMMMHTWSKGSDLALVLVTAPAREKGTVFLKRKREVWNWLPSIERTVKLPPSMMSESWMGTDFTNDDLVREASVVDDYTHTLLGEASIEGESCYKVQLIPKKEAAVVWGKVILWIEKKELLILRAEYYDEDGSLVNTLSGSDVKKIGGRMVVTRLEMVPADKPGNKTILSYTDLKFDLPLKDELFRTESMQTVK
- a CDS encoding ABC transporter permease; its protein translation is MTRLLTIAWRNVWRHPARSMVIIMSVALGLWAGMFVMSFYVGFGEERVASAIETEISHIQIHHPKFKDDEDVRFSIPNAARVTSVVRSLPQVAAISPRLIARGMIGSANGSTGVEVNGVDPQDEARVTKLPTKLIDGKYFPGQKHNELLVGQKLAQKLKARIGSKLVVTLLDTSGNIVAGAFRVAGIFRTKNEPYDERNVFALSSDLDGLFGVDSLCTEIAVLLHTSTQVDTVAPELAKKFPQLLVQDWRSISPELDLVVSSIDMTMYIFMGIVLLAMAFGIVNTMLMAVLERTREIGMLIALGMNRRRVFGMIVSETFFLVLVGCPVGMLMTFATVSYFGKYGIDISAFQQSLRAFGYEDVVYPKLGAEHYVLVLVLVAVTAFLSAMFPARKALKLQPAEAIRK